In Nymphalis io chromosome 11, ilAglIoxx1.1, whole genome shotgun sequence, one genomic interval encodes:
- the LOC126771784 gene encoding glutathione S-transferase 2-like isoform X1 — MNTTKIKRTEKHENIYLHRVMPTAKVYYFQLKAVGESIRLLLAYGDQDFEDCRVAKEDWPALKSSMPFGQMPVLEIDGKKYAQSTAIARYLGRKYGLVGKDIEEDFEIDQIVDFFNDIRTKASAILHETDENVKARMQEDNEKNHYPFMLKKLDEIITKNNGHMALGKLTWADFVFAGMYDCFKFILKISDIDVKYPSFKKLQDKVLAIPKVKAFCDKAPKADF; from the exons ATGAACACAACAAAAATCAAACGAACGGAAAAACATGAGAATATCTACTTACATAG AGTGATGCCGACGGCCAAGGTATACTACTTCCAGCTGAAGGCTGTTGGTGAGAGCATTCGCCTGTTACTGGCGTACGGCGATCAGGATTTCGAGGATTGCCGGGTGGCGAAGGAAGATTGGCCCGCATTAAAATCAT cGATGCCTTTCGGCCAAATGCCCGTACTTGAGATTGACGGTAAGAAGTATGCACAGAGCACCGCCATCGCACGCTACCTCGGTCGCAAGTATGGTCTCGTTGGCAAGGACATTGAAGAGGACTTCGAGATCGACCaaattgttgatttttttaacgaCATTCGCACCA AGGCTTCAGCGATTTTGCATGAGACTGATGAAAATGTTAAGGCTAGAATGCAAGAAGACAATGAAAAGAATCATTATCCATTTATGCTGAAAAAGCTGGACGAAATTATCACTAAAAACAATGGACATATGGCTCTTGGAAAG cTCACTTGGGCAGATTTTGTTTTCGCTGGCATGTATGACTGTTTTaagtttatacttaaaatatctgACATAGACGTGAAATATCCGAGTTTCAAGAAGCTGCAAGATAAAGTTCTGGCTATACCCAAAGTGAAGGCGTTTTGTGATAAAGCTCCCAAGGCTGATTTTTAA
- the LOC126771794 gene encoding glutathione S-transferase 2-like, with the protein MPKTVLYYFPAKALGEPIRLLLAYSGQEFEDHRIKFEDWASFKPMMPFGQMPVLEIDGKKFAQSIAIARYLGQKNGLAGDKLEESFEIDQNIEFLIDIRDEAAEVHYEKDEKLKATKYEDNLKNKYPAMLKKLDEIIKQNKGHIAAGKLTWGDFVFAGSFDYIKMMLRMPDLEKKYPSFKQVIDSVYADQKVKTYSENCPKTDF; encoded by the exons ATGCCAAAAACTGTGTTATACTATTTCCCTGCGAAGGCTCTAGGTGAGCCCATCCGCTTGCTGCTCGCGTATAGTGGCCAAGAATTCGAAGATCACCGAATTAAATTCGAGGATTGGGCATCCTTCAAACCTA TGATGCCTTTTGGCCAAATGCCCGTGTTAGAAATTGACGGTAAAAAGTTTGCGCAGAGTATAGCCATCGCTCGTTACCTTGGTCAAAAGAACGGGTTGGCGGGAGACAAATTAGAAGAAAGTTTTGAAATCGACCAGAATATAGAGTTTCTGATTGACATTCGTGACG agGCAGCCGAAGTCCACTATGAAaaagatgaaaaattaaaagccACTAAGTATGAGGATAATCTCAAGAACAAATATCCGGCTATGCTCAAAAAACTCGATGAGATCATAAAACAGAACAAGGGTCATATTGCGGCAGGAAAG TTAACGTGGGGTGACTTCGTTTTCGCTGGTAGTTTCGATTACATAAAGATGATGCTCCGTATGCCTGATTTGGAAAAAAAGTACCCGAGTTTCAAGCAAGTCATTGATTCAGTGTATGCCGATCAGAAAGTGAAGACTTATAGCGAGAATTGCCCGAAAactgatttttaa
- the LOC126771784 gene encoding glutathione S-transferase 2-like isoform X3, translated as MPTAKVYYFQLKAVGESIRLLLAYGDQDFEDCRVAKEDWPALKSSMPFGQMPVLEIDGKKYAQSTAIARYLGRKYGLVGKDIEEDFEIDQIVDFFNDIRTKASAILHETDENVKARMQEDNEKNHYPFMLKKLDEIITKNNGHMALGKLTWADFVFAGMYDCFKFILKISDIDVKYPSFKKLQDKVLAIPKVKAFCDKAPKADF; from the exons ATGCCGACGGCCAAGGTATACTACTTCCAGCTGAAGGCTGTTGGTGAGAGCATTCGCCTGTTACTGGCGTACGGCGATCAGGATTTCGAGGATTGCCGGGTGGCGAAGGAAGATTGGCCCGCATTAAAATCAT cGATGCCTTTCGGCCAAATGCCCGTACTTGAGATTGACGGTAAGAAGTATGCACAGAGCACCGCCATCGCACGCTACCTCGGTCGCAAGTATGGTCTCGTTGGCAAGGACATTGAAGAGGACTTCGAGATCGACCaaattgttgatttttttaacgaCATTCGCACCA AGGCTTCAGCGATTTTGCATGAGACTGATGAAAATGTTAAGGCTAGAATGCAAGAAGACAATGAAAAGAATCATTATCCATTTATGCTGAAAAAGCTGGACGAAATTATCACTAAAAACAATGGACATATGGCTCTTGGAAAG cTCACTTGGGCAGATTTTGTTTTCGCTGGCATGTATGACTGTTTTaagtttatacttaaaatatctgACATAGACGTGAAATATCCGAGTTTCAAGAAGCTGCAAGATAAAGTTCTGGCTATACCCAAAGTGAAGGCGTTTTGTGATAAAGCTCCCAAGGCTGATTTTTAA
- the LOC126771793 gene encoding glutathione S-transferase 2-like — MPTVKVYYFQLKAVGESIRLLLAYGKQEFEDCRIAREDWPELKPTMPFGQMPVLEIDGKKYAQSTAIARYLGHKYGLAGKDIEEDFEIDQIIEFFNDIRIKAASAFYETDESAKAKKQEENEKNHYPFMLKKLDEIITKNNGHMALGKLTWADFIFAGMYDCLKFILKVSDIDEKYPSFKKLQDKVLAIPKVKAYCDKAPKADF, encoded by the exons ATGCCGACGGTCAAGGTGTACTACTTCCAGCTGAAGGCGGTTGGTGAAAGCATCCGATTGCTTCTTGCTTACGGCAAGCAGGAGTTCGAGGATTGCAGAATTGCAAGGGAGGATTGGCCGGAATTAAAACCAA CAATGCCATTCGGTCAAATGCCGGTACTTGAGATCGATGGTAAGAAGTACGCGCAAAGCACCGCTATCGCGCGCTACCTCGGCCACAAGTATGGCCTCGCTGGCAAGGATATTGAAGAGGACTTCGAGATCGAccaaattattgaattttttaatgacattcgcataa AAGCAGCATCAGCATTCTACGAGACAGATGAGAGTGCTAAGGCTAAAAAGCAAGAAGAAAATGAAAAGAATCATTATCCCTTTATGCTGAAAAAGTTGGACGAAATTATCACTAAAAACAATGGACATATGGCTCTTggaaag cttACATGGGCTGACTTCATATTCGCTGGCATGTACGACTGTCTCAAGTTTATACTTAAAGTATCTGACATAGACGAGAAGTATCCGAGTTTCAAGAAACTGCAAGATAAGGTTCTGGCTATACCCAAAGTGAAGGCGTATTGCGACAAAGCTCCCAAGGctgatttttaa
- the LOC126771784 gene encoding glutathione S-transferase 2-like isoform X2: MTSRVMPTAKVYYFQLKAVGESIRLLLAYGDQDFEDCRVAKEDWPALKSSMPFGQMPVLEIDGKKYAQSTAIARYLGRKYGLVGKDIEEDFEIDQIVDFFNDIRTKASAILHETDENVKARMQEDNEKNHYPFMLKKLDEIITKNNGHMALGKLTWADFVFAGMYDCFKFILKISDIDVKYPSFKKLQDKVLAIPKVKAFCDKAPKADF, translated from the exons atgacgtCACG AGTGATGCCGACGGCCAAGGTATACTACTTCCAGCTGAAGGCTGTTGGTGAGAGCATTCGCCTGTTACTGGCGTACGGCGATCAGGATTTCGAGGATTGCCGGGTGGCGAAGGAAGATTGGCCCGCATTAAAATCAT cGATGCCTTTCGGCCAAATGCCCGTACTTGAGATTGACGGTAAGAAGTATGCACAGAGCACCGCCATCGCACGCTACCTCGGTCGCAAGTATGGTCTCGTTGGCAAGGACATTGAAGAGGACTTCGAGATCGACCaaattgttgatttttttaacgaCATTCGCACCA AGGCTTCAGCGATTTTGCATGAGACTGATGAAAATGTTAAGGCTAGAATGCAAGAAGACAATGAAAAGAATCATTATCCATTTATGCTGAAAAAGCTGGACGAAATTATCACTAAAAACAATGGACATATGGCTCTTGGAAAG cTCACTTGGGCAGATTTTGTTTTCGCTGGCATGTATGACTGTTTTaagtttatacttaaaatatctgACATAGACGTGAAATATCCGAGTTTCAAGAAGCTGCAAGATAAAGTTCTGGCTATACCCAAAGTGAAGGCGTTTTGTGATAAAGCTCCCAAGGCTGATTTTTAA